The following are encoded in a window of Kineococcus endophyticus genomic DNA:
- a CDS encoding HAD-IA family hydrolase, with the protein MGQDGDVDVTARGFLFDCDGVLVDSDASVHAAWSRWAVEHGFEPDGVYAQVHGRRAADTVALLVPDAARQAESLHRINVLELEAAGEVPPVPGAPELVAAVPPGAWAAVTSGTRPLARARLQAAGLPLPDVMVTADDVSAGKPAPEGYLAAAAALGVPPADCVVLEDAVAGVLAARAAGVGAVIGVGERALATDADVVVTDLRALTVVDGGLRVAGSRLR; encoded by the coding sequence GTGGGTCAGGACGGGGACGTCGACGTCACGGCACGGGGGTTCCTCTTCGACTGCGACGGAGTCCTCGTCGACTCCGACGCCAGCGTCCACGCGGCGTGGAGCCGCTGGGCGGTCGAGCACGGCTTCGAGCCCGACGGCGTCTACGCCCAGGTCCACGGCCGGCGCGCGGCCGACACGGTCGCCCTCCTCGTCCCGGACGCGGCCCGGCAGGCGGAGTCGTTGCATCGCATCAACGTCCTGGAGCTCGAAGCGGCCGGTGAGGTGCCGCCCGTGCCGGGTGCGCCGGAGCTCGTCGCCGCCGTGCCTCCGGGCGCGTGGGCCGCGGTGACCTCCGGGACGCGTCCGCTGGCCCGCGCCCGGCTGCAGGCCGCCGGTCTGCCGCTGCCCGACGTCATGGTCACCGCGGACGACGTGAGCGCGGGCAAACCCGCGCCCGAGGGGTACCTCGCGGCCGCCGCCGCCCTGGGCGTGCCGCCCGCCGACTGCGTCGTCCTCGAGGACGCCGTCGCGGGAGTGCTCGCCGCGCGGGCCGCCGGGGTGGGCGCCGTCATCGGTGTGGGCGAACGGGCGCTGGCCACCGACGCGGACGTCGTCGTCACCGACCTGCGCGCCCTGACCGTGGTGGACGGCGGCCTCCGGGTCGCGGGCAGCAGGCTCCGGTGA
- a CDS encoding HAD family hydrolase, translating into MTRTELLVLDLAGTTVQDDGVVERAFALAHERTGIARGMPWPQALAHVRATMGQSKLDVFTHLGGGDVAAAARAATAFEDAYAELVAADGVQEVSGATQFLRDVAGRGIRVVLTTGFAPATRDVLVDALGWRDLVDGALSPADVGRGRPAPDLVLAAALRTQVSAISAVAAAGDTVSDVRSGLNAGAGLVVGVLTGAHDRPALEEAGAHLVLPDVTALLGHL; encoded by the coding sequence GTGACCCGCACCGAACTCCTCGTCCTCGACCTGGCCGGCACCACCGTGCAGGACGACGGTGTCGTGGAACGCGCCTTCGCCCTCGCCCACGAGCGCACGGGCATCGCCCGGGGGATGCCGTGGCCGCAGGCGCTCGCCCACGTCCGCGCGACGATGGGTCAGTCCAAGCTCGACGTGTTCACCCACCTCGGTGGGGGCGACGTCGCGGCCGCGGCCCGGGCGGCCACCGCCTTCGAGGACGCGTACGCGGAACTCGTCGCGGCCGACGGGGTGCAGGAGGTCTCCGGCGCGACGCAGTTCCTGCGCGACGTCGCCGGGCGGGGGATCCGCGTCGTGCTGACGACGGGTTTCGCCCCCGCCACCCGGGACGTCCTGGTCGATGCCCTCGGCTGGCGCGACCTCGTGGACGGAGCCCTCTCGCCCGCCGACGTCGGTCGCGGCCGGCCCGCGCCGGACCTGGTGCTGGCCGCCGCCCTGCGGACGCAGGTGTCGGCGATCTCCGCCGTCGCGGCCGCCGGCGACACCGTCAGCGACGTGCGGTCAGGGCTGAACGCAGGGGCGGGTCTCGTGGTCGGCGTCCTCACCGGCGCCCACGACCGGCCCGCTCTGGAGGAGGCCGGGGCGCACCTCGTGCTGCCCGACGTCACCGCTCTGCTCGGGCACCTGTGA
- a CDS encoding DedA family protein, translating to MGSAVHEFLSALLGVPGGWLLAVVGALVFVEDALFVGFVVPGETAAVVAGAAASLGRAPLTTTLLVVAAAAVAGDSVGYLVGRRYGDRLLSLRPLRRHAAALDKGRRLVRDRGGVAVFLGRFTAFLRAVTPALAGASRMPYRRFAVWNVVGGLVWSAAAVLVGWTAGTSYASAAHTLGQGSAVVVAVVVGAALAVLLVRRRRARSPRNS from the coding sequence GTGGGTTCCGCTGTGCACGAGTTCCTCTCGGCCCTGCTCGGGGTGCCGGGCGGCTGGTTGCTGGCCGTCGTGGGCGCGCTCGTCTTCGTCGAGGACGCGCTGTTCGTCGGGTTCGTCGTCCCGGGCGAGACCGCGGCGGTCGTCGCCGGCGCGGCCGCCAGCCTCGGACGTGCCCCGCTCACGACGACCCTGCTCGTGGTGGCCGCCGCGGCCGTGGCCGGCGACTCCGTCGGCTACCTCGTGGGCCGCCGCTACGGCGACCGCCTCCTGTCCCTCCGGCCCCTGCGCCGGCACGCCGCAGCCCTGGACAAGGGGCGCCGGCTCGTCCGCGACCGTGGCGGCGTCGCGGTGTTCCTCGGCCGCTTCACCGCGTTCCTGCGGGCGGTGACGCCGGCGCTCGCGGGTGCCTCCCGGATGCCGTACCGCCGTTTCGCGGTGTGGAACGTCGTCGGGGGACTGGTGTGGTCGGCGGCCGCCGTGCTCGTCGGCTGGACCGCGGGGACGTCGTACGCGAGCGCCGCGCACACCCTGGGACAGGGCAGCGCCGTCGTCGTGGCGGTCGTCGTGGGTGCGGCGCTCGCGGTCCTGCTCGTCCGTCGCCGGCGCGCCCGGTCACCGCGGAACTCCTGA
- a CDS encoding hydroxyacid dehydrogenase yields the protein MTGKPVVLLRPAPQRRDRIFTPDTLRRLHDLFDVVDLEDDPSPGAVDRALPDAFAIVGQPDLPAERLRGAERLKAIVNVEGNFFPNVDYATAFAQGVRVLGCGTAYSQAVAEYALGLALDLARGITRGDRAVRAGTEEYTAAGNLDAVLLRRARVGMVGFGNLGRALRPLLAPFETAVRVYDPWLPAAVLQDAGVVPSSLEDTLSDSDFVFVLATATAENAHFLDGSALDLLRPGARLVLVSRANVVDYAALHERLAQGRFLAAIDVWPEEPIPAEDPFRTLETAVLSAHRAGGIPQAFTSIGDMVCDDLELMSRGLPPVRLQVAAPELVTRYRNKPVG from the coding sequence GTGACCGGCAAGCCCGTGGTGCTGCTGCGGCCCGCGCCGCAGCGGCGCGACCGCATCTTCACTCCGGACACCCTGCGGCGGCTGCACGACCTCTTCGACGTCGTCGACCTCGAGGACGACCCGTCGCCGGGGGCCGTGGACCGTGCCCTGCCCGACGCGTTCGCGATCGTGGGTCAGCCCGACCTGCCGGCCGAGCGCCTGCGCGGAGCCGAGCGCCTGAAGGCGATCGTCAACGTCGAAGGCAACTTCTTCCCCAACGTCGACTACGCCACCGCCTTCGCCCAGGGGGTGCGGGTCCTGGGTTGCGGGACCGCGTACTCCCAGGCCGTCGCCGAGTACGCCCTCGGGCTCGCGCTGGACCTGGCCCGCGGCATCACCCGCGGCGACCGGGCCGTGCGCGCGGGCACCGAGGAGTACACGGCCGCGGGGAACCTCGACGCGGTCCTGCTCCGGCGGGCCCGCGTCGGGATGGTCGGGTTCGGGAACCTCGGCCGTGCCCTGCGGCCGCTGCTGGCCCCGTTCGAGACCGCCGTGCGGGTCTACGACCCGTGGCTGCCCGCGGCGGTCCTGCAGGACGCGGGCGTCGTGCCTTCCAGCCTGGAGGACACGCTCTCCGACAGCGACTTCGTGTTCGTCCTGGCCACCGCGACGGCCGAGAACGCGCACTTCCTCGACGGGTCCGCCCTGGACCTCCTGCGCCCCGGCGCGCGGCTCGTGCTCGTCAGCCGGGCGAACGTGGTGGACTACGCCGCCCTGCACGAGCGGCTGGCGCAGGGGCGGTTCCTCGCCGCGATCGACGTCTGGCCCGAGGAACCCATCCCCGCCGAGGACCCGTTCCGGACCCTGGAGACCGCCGTCCTGTCCGCCCACCGGGCCGGCGGCATCCCGCAGGCCTTCACCTCGATCGGCGACATGGTCTGCGACGACCTCGAGCTGATGAGCCGGGGCCTGCCGCCCGTCCGGTTGCAGGTCGCGGCCCCGGAACTCGTCACGCGGTACCGCAACAAGCCCGTGGGCTGA
- a CDS encoding response regulator transcription factor translates to MRILLVDDEVTLATTLAAGLTGAGFAVELAHDGLTGLQRAQEGTFDVLVLDIMLPGLNGYEVCRTLRSRQVWTPVLVLTAKDGEYDETDAFDLGADDYLRKPFSFEVLVARLRALVRRGAPERPAVLDAGRLTLDPAQQRVHLDGAEVRLTAREFQVLQHFMRHPGDVLTKTNVLQNVWDEFYEGDDNTVEVYVGYLRRKLGREFFETVRGAGYRFLPAPPT, encoded by the coding sequence GTGCGCATCCTGCTCGTGGACGACGAGGTGACCCTGGCGACGACGCTCGCCGCGGGCCTGACCGGTGCCGGGTTCGCGGTGGAGCTCGCCCACGACGGGCTCACGGGCCTGCAGCGGGCGCAGGAGGGGACGTTCGACGTCCTCGTGCTCGACATCATGCTGCCGGGCCTGAACGGGTACGAGGTCTGCCGCACCCTGCGCAGCCGGCAGGTCTGGACGCCCGTGCTCGTGCTCACCGCCAAGGACGGGGAGTACGACGAGACCGACGCCTTCGACCTCGGCGCCGACGACTACCTGCGCAAACCGTTCTCCTTCGAGGTCCTGGTCGCCCGGCTGCGCGCGCTCGTCCGCCGTGGGGCCCCGGAACGTCCGGCCGTGCTCGACGCGGGGCGGCTGACGCTGGACCCGGCGCAGCAGCGCGTCCACCTCGACGGGGCCGAGGTGCGCCTGACGGCGCGGGAGTTCCAGGTGCTGCAGCACTTCATGCGCCACCCCGGCGACGTGCTGACGAAGACGAACGTCCTGCAGAACGTCTGGGACGAGTTCTACGAGGGCGACGACAACACCGTCGAGGTGTACGTCGGGTACCTGCGCCGCAAGCTCGGCCGGGAGTTCTTCGAGACCGTCCGCGGGGCCGGGTACCGGTTCCTCCCGGCGCCCCCGACCTGA
- a CDS encoding undecaprenyl-diphosphate phosphatase, translating to MQLWQAVVLGIVEGLTEFLPVSSTGHLTIVEKLLGLRVDDAGTTAFTAIIQFGAIIAVIGFFRRDIVRLLLAWVGGLRNSADRGTDYRLAWCVVVGSVPVGLVGFLAKDVVAGPLRSLWVVAFALIGWSVVMVAAEAYAARRAHQRGEGAVTLKDALTIGVVQCLSLVPGVSRSGATISAGLFRGLDRVTATRLSFFMSIPALTAAGLYEGVSAGNDVSRTVGWGATAVGTLVSLVVAYASIAWLLRFVAHHRISVFAGYRVGLGVVLLALLGTGTLSAV from the coding sequence GTGCAGTTGTGGCAGGCCGTCGTGCTCGGGATCGTGGAGGGGCTCACCGAGTTCCTCCCGGTCTCCAGCACCGGGCACCTCACCATCGTCGAGAAGCTGCTGGGCCTGCGCGTCGACGACGCCGGCACCACCGCGTTCACCGCGATCATCCAGTTCGGGGCGATCATCGCCGTCATCGGGTTCTTCCGGCGTGACATCGTCCGGCTCCTCCTGGCGTGGGTGGGCGGCCTGCGGAACTCCGCCGACCGGGGGACGGACTACCGCCTCGCCTGGTGCGTGGTCGTCGGGTCGGTGCCGGTGGGCCTGGTCGGGTTCCTCGCCAAGGACGTCGTGGCCGGGCCGTTGCGGTCGCTGTGGGTCGTGGCGTTCGCCCTCATCGGGTGGAGCGTCGTCATGGTGGCGGCGGAGGCGTACGCCGCCCGGCGGGCGCACCAGCGCGGAGAGGGTGCCGTCACCCTCAAGGACGCGCTCACCATCGGTGTCGTGCAGTGCCTCTCGCTCGTGCCGGGCGTGTCCCGTTCCGGGGCGACGATCAGCGCCGGGTTGTTCCGCGGACTCGACCGCGTCACCGCCACGCGGTTGTCGTTCTTCATGTCCATCCCCGCGCTGACCGCCGCCGGCCTCTACGAGGGGGTCTCGGCCGGGAACGACGTCTCCCGCACGGTCGGCTGGGGGGCCACGGCCGTCGGCACCCTCGTGAGCCTCGTCGTGGCCTACGCCTCGATCGCCTGGTTGCTGCGGTTCGTGGCCCACCACCGGATCAGCGTCTTCGCCGGGTACCGCGTCGGTCTGGGCGTGGTGCTGCTGGCGCTGCTGGGGACCGGGACGCTGTCCGCCGTCTGA
- a CDS encoding TIGR03364 family FAD-dependent oxidoreductase yields the protein MLVTDHSDVVVVGAGIVGLGVADAARRRGLSVTVLDRSPAAAGATVRNFGHVCLTPQTGRAWEYGSVARERWLQLGHDAGFRVRQDGTWVVARHPDELALLSAAADQAPDGTPVHLLDADEFTARVPVARAVGGAHLPADLQVDPRRAAAALAAHLERRGVRFRWRTPALGVEEGRVVTGRGTLTAGLVVVAVNHDLDHLLPGLAEAADVQRCALDMLRVDAALPAPLPGPLLTGWSLVRYRAFADLPEAVAVRDRLHAEHPRWAAFDVNQMCTQQPDGSLLVGDTHRRGAGVDPFLSEEAHELLLDGAADLFGVPRPRVLERWQGVYASGPEEFLLARPAPGVVVATVTTGIGMTTGLGFAEHAVQSALQGEGP from the coding sequence GTGCTGGTGACGGACCACAGCGACGTCGTCGTGGTCGGGGCGGGGATCGTGGGGCTCGGCGTCGCGGACGCCGCCCGGCGCCGGGGGCTGTCGGTGACGGTCCTGGACCGCTCGCCCGCGGCCGCCGGGGCGACCGTCCGCAACTTCGGGCACGTCTGCCTCACCCCTCAGACGGGTCGCGCCTGGGAGTACGGCAGCGTCGCCCGCGAACGGTGGCTCCAACTCGGCCACGACGCGGGGTTCCGCGTCCGCCAGGACGGCACGTGGGTCGTCGCGCGCCACCCCGACGAACTCGCGCTGCTCTCCGCAGCCGCGGACCAGGCCCCGGACGGAACCCCCGTGCACCTGCTCGACGCCGACGAGTTCACCGCCCGTGTCCCCGTCGCCCGGGCCGTCGGCGGCGCGCACCTGCCCGCCGACCTCCAGGTCGATCCCCGCCGGGCCGCCGCGGCGCTCGCGGCCCACCTCGAACGACGGGGCGTCCGGTTCCGCTGGCGCACCCCCGCCCTCGGGGTCGAGGAGGGCCGGGTCGTCACCGGTCGCGGAACCCTCACCGCCGGCCTCGTCGTGGTCGCCGTGAACCACGACCTCGACCACCTGCTGCCCGGACTGGCGGAGGCGGCGGACGTGCAGCGCTGCGCGCTCGACATGCTCCGCGTCGACGCCGCTCTGCCGGCGCCGTTGCCCGGGCCACTGCTCACGGGGTGGTCCCTCGTGCGGTACCGCGCGTTCGCGGACCTGCCGGAGGCCGTCGCCGTCCGGGACCGCCTGCACGCCGAGCACCCGCGGTGGGCGGCGTTCGACGTCAACCAGATGTGCACGCAGCAGCCCGACGGGTCGCTGCTCGTCGGGGACACCCACCGGCGGGGGGCCGGGGTCGACCCGTTCCTGTCCGAGGAGGCGCACGAGCTGCTGCTCGACGGCGCCGCCGACCTGTTCGGCGTCCCCCGTCCGCGCGTCCTCGAACGCTGGCAGGGCGTCTACGCCAGCGGTCCCGAGGAGTTCCTGCTCGCCCGTCCCGCTCCTGGTGTCGTCGTCGCGACGGTGACGACGGGCATCGGCATGACCACCGGTCTCGGCTTCGCCGAGCACGCCGTCCAGTCCGCTCTCCAGGGAGAAGGCCCGTGA
- a CDS encoding sensor histidine kinase encodes MRSGNLERMRDRVVTRWRGAGVQVRSTVAAVLVQALVVLAAGGLLLLLLRDDLRQSLEASNLATAQSVQALAGVDREDLQAAIDAAARRRAAVQLLDADGNVVASSADLRGAAPLLDPATVPTGTGHEKVRLPFDDDAYLVTSLSGQVDGRRSTVFVAQSLGTGEDTLHAAAAGLAVAGPLLLLAVGFATYVFVGRALRPVTRIRRTVEGISHRDLSERVPRPPGQDEVARLATTMNAMLDRLEGGEAVRRQFVSDASHELRSPVATLRAAADIALTQPERTDPADLARLVRGEAQRLDRLVSDLLLLARLDERGRAGTVAEPEREEVDLDDLVTDEHRRLRGTTGLDVALHREPARVLGDASALARVLRNLVDNAVRHAHSSVAVELRRNGSRAVLVVTNDGAPVPVADRERIFDRFVRLDESRARDAGGSGLGLAVVRDVVTAHGGSVRVEDPEGGAPGTSFRVELPLAPLPPD; translated from the coding sequence GTGCGGAGCGGGAACCTCGAACGGATGCGCGACCGGGTGGTGACCCGGTGGCGCGGTGCGGGCGTCCAGGTGAGGTCGACGGTGGCCGCGGTGCTCGTGCAGGCCCTCGTCGTGCTGGCCGCCGGCGGGCTGCTGCTGCTCCTGCTGCGCGACGACCTGCGCCAGTCGCTGGAGGCGTCGAACCTCGCCACGGCGCAGTCCGTCCAGGCGCTGGCCGGGGTGGACCGCGAGGACCTGCAGGCGGCGATCGACGCGGCGGCCCGCCGACGCGCCGCGGTGCAACTGCTGGACGCCGACGGGAACGTGGTCGCCTCCAGCGCGGACCTGCGGGGGGCCGCACCGCTGCTGGACCCGGCGACCGTGCCGACCGGGACGGGCCACGAGAAGGTCCGGCTGCCGTTCGACGACGACGCATACCTCGTGACGAGCCTGTCGGGGCAGGTCGACGGCCGGCGGTCGACGGTGTTCGTGGCGCAGTCCCTCGGCACCGGGGAGGACACGCTGCACGCCGCGGCCGCCGGGTTGGCCGTGGCGGGTCCGCTGCTGCTGCTCGCGGTGGGGTTCGCGACGTACGTGTTCGTGGGGCGGGCGCTGCGTCCGGTCACGCGCATCCGACGCACGGTGGAGGGCATCAGCCACCGCGACCTGTCCGAGCGGGTGCCGCGCCCGCCGGGGCAGGACGAGGTGGCCCGGCTCGCGACGACGATGAACGCGATGCTCGACCGGTTGGAGGGCGGGGAGGCGGTGCGGCGGCAGTTCGTCTCCGACGCCAGCCACGAGCTGCGCAGTCCCGTCGCGACGCTGCGCGCGGCCGCCGACATCGCACTGACGCAACCGGAACGCACCGACCCGGCCGACCTGGCCCGGCTGGTGCGGGGTGAGGCGCAGCGGCTGGACCGGCTGGTCTCGGACCTCCTGCTGCTGGCCCGGCTCGACGAACGCGGCCGGGCAGGGACCGTCGCCGAACCGGAGCGGGAGGAGGTCGACCTCGACGACCTCGTGACGGACGAGCACCGCAGGTTGCGCGGCACGACGGGTCTGGACGTGGCCCTCCACCGCGAACCGGCGCGGGTCCTCGGCGACGCGTCGGCGCTGGCGCGGGTGCTCCGCAACCTCGTCGACAACGCGGTCCGGCACGCGCACTCGTCGGTCGCGGTCGAGCTGCGCCGCAACGGGTCCCGGGCGGTCCTCGTCGTGACGAACGACGGCGCCCCGGTACCCGTCGCCGACCGGGAGCGGATCTTCGACCGTTTCGTGCGGCTCGACGAGAGCCGGGCGCGGGACGCGGGCGGCAGCGGGCTCGGGCTGGCCGTCGTCCGCGACGTCGTCACCGCGCACGGCGGGTCGGTGCGCGTCGAGGACCCCGAGGGCGGGGCGCCGGGGACGAGCTTCCGGGTGGAACTGCCGCTGGCCCCCCTGCCCCCGGACTGA
- a CDS encoding pyridoxal phosphate-dependent aminotransferase, translating into MPAIAPHALTIPASPIRRIYDLARGLDDVVLLNVGEPDLPVAPHVLAAGARAWEDDVTDYTPNGGIPALRAAIAAKLARENDLHVDPEQVWVTAGGMQALHQVLSLTLGAGDEVLVPDPGYVNFSMTARHVGAVPVPYRLDPDDGFRPDLAALEAAVSPRTRVLLVNSPSNPLGTVYPAPVVAELVEFARRHDLWVVSDEVYERFTFGVPHVSTASLDPDGRVLSVFSFSKTYALTGARVGWFVAPLDWAPMLRTAQEAVVSCVNAPAQHAALAALTGDQQVVTDAREHYRANIDAVCEVLSGNGIRFQRPQGSFYLWVDVSHVSGGDVAGWCERFLVERRVAVAPGSAFGTGGEGWIRLSLAGTRDDVLRGSSRIPAP; encoded by the coding sequence GTGCCCGCGATCGCTCCCCACGCCCTGACGATCCCCGCCTCGCCGATCCGCCGGATCTACGACCTGGCCCGGGGCCTCGACGACGTCGTCCTGCTGAACGTCGGGGAACCCGACCTGCCCGTGGCGCCGCACGTCCTCGCGGCCGGCGCCCGGGCCTGGGAGGACGACGTCACCGACTACACCCCGAACGGGGGGATCCCCGCGCTGCGGGCGGCGATCGCGGCGAAGCTGGCCCGCGAGAACGACCTGCACGTCGACCCCGAGCAGGTGTGGGTCACCGCGGGCGGGATGCAGGCGCTGCACCAGGTCCTGTCCCTGACGCTGGGGGCCGGTGACGAGGTGCTCGTCCCGGACCCGGGGTACGTGAACTTCTCGATGACGGCCCGGCACGTGGGGGCCGTGCCCGTCCCGTACCGCCTCGACCCCGACGACGGTTTCCGCCCGGACCTCGCCGCGCTCGAGGCCGCCGTCTCACCCCGGACGCGGGTGCTGCTCGTGAACTCGCCGTCGAACCCGCTGGGGACGGTGTACCCCGCGCCCGTCGTGGCGGAACTGGTGGAGTTCGCTCGGCGGCACGACCTGTGGGTCGTCTCGGACGAGGTGTACGAACGGTTCACGTTCGGCGTCCCGCACGTCTCGACCGCGTCGCTCGACCCGGACGGCCGGGTGCTGTCGGTGTTCTCGTTCTCCAAGACGTACGCGCTGACGGGTGCCCGGGTCGGCTGGTTCGTCGCGCCGCTGGACTGGGCGCCGATGCTGCGCACCGCGCAGGAGGCCGTCGTCAGCTGCGTCAACGCCCCCGCCCAGCACGCCGCCCTCGCCGCTCTGACCGGCGACCAGCAGGTCGTCACCGACGCCCGCGAGCACTACCGCGCGAACATCGATGCGGTCTGCGAGGTGCTGTCCGGCAACGGGATCCGGTTCCAGCGACCGCAGGGATCGTTCTACCTCTGGGTCGACGTGTCCCACGTGTCCGGCGGCGACGTCGCCGGCTGGTGCGAGCGGTTCCTCGTCGAACGTCGCGTCGCGGTCGCGCCGGGGTCGGCGTTCGGTACCGGCGGGGAGGGGTGGATCCGGTTGTCCCTGGCCGGGACCCGCGATGACGTGCTGCGGGGTTCGTCGCGGATCCCGGCTCCCTAG
- a CDS encoding aldo/keto reductase: MEYRHLGRTGLRVSPLCLGTMNFGPRTSEADSHTVMDAAHEHGINFFDTANGYGSHKGETEEIVGRWFAQGGGRREKTVLATKLYGDMTDWPNDGKLSAYNIRQACDASLKRLQTDHIDLYQMHHVDRATPWEEIWEGMSVLRQQGKILYAGSSNFAGWHLAAAQASAAERGIVGLVSEQSLYNLMSRWVELEVLPAAEHYGLGVIPWSPLAGGLLGGVLAKQASGDEGRGTSNTDGLAANRAAIEAYEEFCRELGADPADVGIAWLLTRPAVTAPIIGPRTEQQLTGSLRSLELQLDQAALDRLDELFPAPFPHGSKPAPEAYAW; encoded by the coding sequence ATGGAGTACCGCCACCTCGGCCGCACAGGTCTGCGCGTCTCGCCGCTGTGCCTCGGCACCATGAACTTCGGCCCCCGCACGAGCGAGGCCGACAGCCACACCGTGATGGACGCCGCGCACGAGCACGGCATCAACTTCTTCGACACCGCGAACGGCTACGGCAGCCACAAGGGCGAGACGGAGGAGATCGTCGGCCGCTGGTTCGCCCAGGGCGGCGGCCGCCGCGAGAAGACCGTCCTGGCCACCAAGCTCTACGGCGACATGACCGACTGGCCCAACGACGGGAAGCTGTCCGCCTACAACATCCGCCAGGCCTGCGACGCGTCGCTGAAGCGCCTGCAGACCGACCACATCGACCTCTACCAGATGCACCACGTCGACCGGGCGACGCCGTGGGAGGAGATCTGGGAGGGCATGTCCGTCCTGCGCCAGCAGGGCAAGATCCTCTACGCCGGTTCCTCGAACTTCGCCGGGTGGCACCTCGCCGCCGCGCAGGCCAGCGCCGCCGAGCGCGGGATCGTCGGCCTCGTCAGCGAGCAGTCGCTCTACAACCTCATGTCGCGCTGGGTGGAACTCGAGGTCCTGCCGGCGGCGGAGCACTACGGGCTCGGCGTCATCCCGTGGTCGCCGCTCGCGGGCGGCCTGCTCGGCGGGGTCCTGGCCAAGCAGGCCAGCGGCGACGAGGGGCGCGGCACGTCGAACACCGACGGGCTCGCGGCGAACCGGGCGGCGATCGAGGCCTACGAGGAGTTCTGCCGGGAACTCGGGGCGGACCCCGCGGACGTCGGCATCGCCTGGCTGCTCACCCGGCCGGCCGTGACGGCACCGATCATCGGGCCTCGCACCGAGCAGCAGCTCACCGGGTCGCTGCGGTCGCTGGAACTGCAGCTCGACCAGGCCGCGCTCGACCGGCTCGACGAGCTGTTCCCCGCGCCGTTCCCCCACGGCAGCAAGCCGGCCCCCGAGGCCTACGCCTGGTGA